The nucleotide sequence GCGTCTGGTTGTCGCTCGACGGCCAACGCCTGCCGCTTCGTTTTGAAGTAAAAGTCAAAGTGGGCACGGCGGTGGCCGTGCTGACTGATCACGGTTCCAGCGATCCGGCCGCGGCGGAAATTGCGCCGAGCGCAGGCATTGCCACGTCCGATCTCTAGGACTCGTCTGAACCCCGCCAAACAAATCGCCACGGTTTGGCGGCCCAATTCGGGCCGGCGTAATCGATGCCGATCCGGGGCGTGGCACTCACTTCGTCCGCGGGAACGACCCGTCCGTCATCCTCCAACCACAAGCCGCTCGCCGGAGCACAAGGCTGGGTATTCAAATCGCGGTCGATCCCGAGGCGTTTCGTGAGACGTCCCGGGCCTTGAATGCGTTGCGTGCCACGAATCAGCACGGCGGCCGGATAGTCGCGCGGTCCGGTGACGAGATTGAGCATTTCGTGCACGCCGTAACACAAATACACATACCAGACGCCCGCCGGTTCAAACATGACCGAAGTGCGCGGGGTGCGACCGCGAAACGCGTGGCTGGCCTGATCCCGCGGGCCGTCATATGCCTCCGTCTCTGTAATGCGGGTTCGGATACGTGTTCCGTCCGTCGGCGACTGGCGGACCAAAAGCTTCCCGAGCAGGCTCCGCGCATGCTGCACGGTTTGGACGGTGGACCACTCGGACGCGGCGACGATGCGAGCCATCCCGTCGTTGTTGGGCGGAGAGGCACCGTTGGCAATGCCGGGGTTGCCGATTCCCGCGCAATTCCCCACGGTATCGATCGGCCGTTTCGCCTCCCCAATTTTCCCGTGCCCGCCTCCACTCTCACTTTCACCGCCAATCCCCTGGCCGAAACCACGCTGACCTTCGCGTCGTCCCTGGCATTCGGCCGCACGCATCGTGCGCAACAGGAGTCGTTTCAAGTCGGCGGCAAGGGCTTCAATGTCGCCAAAATGATGCAGCGCCTCGGAGCCGAGGTATCTGCCTTGAGCTTTGCTGGCGGCCCCACCGGCGCGCATTGCCGCGCCTGGCTGCAGGATCACGCCCAGTATCCCTGGGAACTCATCCCCACTCTCCCCTCCACGCGCGCCGGATGGGTCGCCCGCGATGCCGATCACGGCGAAACCACGTTCCTCGGCCCCGATCAACCGCTCGATGCCGCGGCCGCCTTTGCGGCGGCCACGCGTTTGTCCAAACTCAGCGCCGACGCCTCCGTGGCAATCTGCGGCAGCATTCCCGGCTGGGATCGGTCGGCCTGCCAGCCGTTGCAAACTGCCTGCCGCCACCTGGCCGAAACCGATCGTCTCATCGTCGACACCTATGGTCCGCCCTTGCGGGATCTGGTGGAACTGCCGCTGACGTTGGTCAAAATCAACCGGGACGAGTTTAAGCAACTCCTGCAATCGTGCGATTGTTCGCCCAGTCTGGCCGCCGCCCAACGCCGTTTCCCCGTGCAACGCTGGGTTATCACCGACGGTCGCCATGATATCGAGTTCGCCACCGCCCATTCCTCGGGCCACGTGTCACCGCCGGTCATCTCCGAAGTGTCGGCCACGGGATCGGGCGATGTGTTCCTCGCCTCAGTGTTGAGCTCCGACTTCAGATCGGCGAATCCCGATTGGATCGACATCATCACGCGAGCGGCGCACCTGGCGGCGGCCAATGCGGCCCACGTCGAGATTGCGGAATTCGAACTCTTTCCCTAATTCAAAGTCTAACTCACTCCCCAACGGTTATTTCGACCGTCAATCTACTCCTCAGACACATCCATCATGAACAAGAATGTCGTCATCGTTATCCTCCTCTTGATCGCCATCATCGGAGGCGGTCTCGCCTACCGCGGCTACCGCGCCGAACTGGAACAATCGATCGCCGCCGAACGTCTCGCCGCCGAGCAGGCTGAAGCCGCCAAGGTGCAGGCCGAGGAACGGCGTCGGATTGAAGCCGAAGCCGAGGCCCACCGACTCGCCGCCCTCAAAGCCCAGCAGGAGGCCGATGCCGCCGCGGTCGCCCTCGCCCAATTACGCGCCGACCAAGCCGAAGCCGAAGCCGCCCGTCTCGCCGCCGAGGAAGAAGCCCGCGTCGCGGCGGTCCGCTTGGAACAGTTGCGCCAGGAAAAGGAACTCGCGCAGGGCGAGGCACGCCGCCGCGCCGAGGAAGCCGAACGCGCCGCCATGGCCGCCGAAGTCGCCCGCCGCGAAGCCGCCGCCCGTCTCGCCGAAGCCGAACGAGCCAAGCGCGAAGCCGCCGACCTCGAGGCCGCCCGACTCGCCGAATTACGCCGGGTGCAGGCGCAGGAAAGCGAGGAGGAAAAGGTTCGCCGCATGCTGCTCGGTCGTCCCGTGCTGCCCATGGATTACAAGCGCCGCAACCACGAGCGCCTCTCCGTCGATATCATCAACGCCCACGGCGGCGTGATCGTGCCCAAGGAAGAAACCAAAGCAGACGCTCCCGGGAACTAGCAGTGTGTAACGTCTAAGTGTTCGGATAGGTGTAGGGTCGTTGCTTACGACGACCGCGTCCATTACGTGCGTTATTCGCAATCGAACACCCTCCCCAGCGCTACGACAACTTACAGGATCGTTACTCGTTCCGACGCTGACTCCACGAATAATCCAGTGTGACTGCCTACTAGCGTCGCCAGCGTATCACGCCTCGGCCGGTCGCCGCACCTGCCAAAAGCGGCATTCCACGGAGAACTCGACCACATCGGCCGGTTCCTGCGCTATTTCCGATCGCATGACGTCGGTGACGATCTCAGCACCGACGGCCGCCAAGTCTGCCACGATTTCATCGCGCGTTGGAATGTGGATGTAAATGTCACCGTGCGGTCCATCGACGAACAAATCACCGAATTCGACCAAACGGGGGTCCTGGTGGCCCGCCGCCCACCGCTCCTTTTCCTCGGTCCAAAACTCCGGTTTCGCGCCCACCGCCCGATCATGAGTGGTGAAAACCAATGTTCCGCCCGGTCGCACCACCCGCAGCATTTCGCGCAACGCTCCCCGTCGACGTTCGCGACTCGGAATCTGCATGAGCCCGTTGAAGCCAAAAATCACCCCGTCGAACATCGCGTCCTCAAATTTGAGCGCCGTCGCGTCGGCCACGCGAAACGGCACCGCATACTCCAGCTTTCCCGCCAGACGCCGGGCGGACTTGATCATTTCCCGTGAAAAATCGGTGCCCATAATCTGTCGATAACCCAGCTCCCACAGGCCCAGCGCAATGCGACCGCTGCCGCACCCCAGCTCCAAAATCGTGTCCGAAACTGCCAGAGCTTGCTGGAAAAAAACTTCCTCCGACCGCCACAATCCGATGTCCACCGCCGCCGCGGCATAATGGTCCACCACGGCATCGTGACAAAACAGGGATTTGACGTCTTCGGGAGTCAGCGGTGGCATGGAACAACCCAGATGAATTTACCCGGAAATCTTGGCGAGCGGGATTTGTTAAAAATCTGACTTGCCTGACGTTGGGCAAAACCTCTTAGTTCGACCTTTTACACATGAAAGCGACTATCAAAACCCAAGGCCAGCAGTTCGCCGTAAGCGAAGGCGACATCCTGACCGTAAACCGCTATCCGAACACGGAAGCCGGTGATGCGGTGGAGATTACGGAGGTTCTCTCCTCTGGCGAGGGCGCTGAATTCAAACTCGGCACCCCGCGTCTCGACGGCGCGAAAGTGACGGCCAAGGTCCTCGAGAACAAGCGCGGCACCAAGGTCATCGTCTTCAAAAAGAAGAAGCGCAAAGGCTACCACAAGCAACGCGGCCATCGTCAGGAGCTGTCGGTTATCAAAATCGAGACCATCAGCGCCTAAGGCTACCAAGTTTAACTAACCAAGGAGATCATACGTCATGGCACATAAAAAAGGTGCAGGTTCTACCAGCAACGGACGCGACAGCCATTCCAAGCGCCTCGGCGTGAAGAAGTTCGGCGGCCAAAAGGTTATCGCTGGCAACATCATCCTCCGTCAGCGCGGGACCAAGTTCCACGCGGGCAAGCACGTCGGCACGGGCCGCGACTGGACCCTGTTCGCGTTGAAGGACGGCGTCGTCGAGTTCGACAAGGCTCACCGCAGCGTGGCCGTCGTCGAAGCGTAAGCGGAACCTCGATTCCATTCCAATTTGCCAAAGCGCCGGGTGTTTCACCCGGCGCTTTTTGTTTTGCTCGTAACTCGCCCACCGAGTGAGCTTTCCGCGTGGCTGACCCCAATCGTATTCGTCGTCTGCGTGCCCAACGCGAGCTGATCGCTGAACATTTGGCATGGCTGGACGCCGAAATTGAGCAAGCGACGGGTTCCGCTCTCGCCCCCGACGCGGAATCTGAAAACCTGCCGGCCTCGCCGCCGCCTGTCGCGGCAGCGAATTCACCGCTCGCAACCCCGCCTCGCGCGGAGACCACGACGCCGGTCGCCGCTCCGGCCAAAGCCTCCGATGAACTGCTGGAGGAACTCGTGCAGGAATACGAAGCGGCCGACAAGCCGCTGTCCAAAACCGGCTGCTGGGTGATTTTCAGCACGATCGTCGCGGTCGTGGTCGGTGCCGCCGTGATTGTGATCTATGCCATCTACTCCTGAGTGGCGGAGGCCGACTCAGTTGACCACGGGGTAACTGCCGAGCCACTTCACCATCGGGCAAAAGGCGCTCAGTTCGGACAACGCTTCCTGCATGTTGGCGTCTTGATAGTGCCCGGAAACATCGACGAAAAAGTAGTAGTCCCACGGTCGACGTTTGCTCGGACGCGACTCGATTTTGGAGAGATTGATTCCCCGTTCCGCCATCGGCATGAGCATCTTCAAAAGCGCTCCCGAATGGGACGAAGCTTGGTCGCCCAGTGAAATCAGAAAGCTCGACATGTCGCGCCCACTGCCGACCGCGCCGGCCGGCTTTTTCCCCAGCACAAAGAAACGCGTGGTGTTGTCGCTTTTGTCCTGAATGTTGGCGGCGATCACCGGCACATCGTGGTGCTGGGCGGCGAGTTCACCAGCGACGGCCGCGGCGCCGGGTTCGTTGGCCGCGATTTCCACCGCGCGCGCCGTGCTGGAGGCATCGATCAACTGCGCGTGGGGCAGATGCCGCTGCAACCAATGGCGACATTGGGCCAATGCCTGGTCTTTGGAATAGACCTTGGTGATGCCTTCGAGCGATTCGTTGGAAATCAAGGAGTGACTGATTTCGAGGTAGATCTGTGCGACGATTTTCAGGTCGCTCTCGACGAAATTGTCCAAGGCTTCGCGCACGCTGCCTTCGGTGGAATTTTCAATGGGAATGACCGCGTAATCGGCCTCGCCTTTTTCCACCGCGGTGAAGAGATCGGCGATGGTGCCCATGCCTTCATAATCAATGCTGGCCCCAAACTTCTTGATCGCGGCGGCGTGCGTGTTGGTGGCTTCCGGTCCGAGGTAAACGATCTTGGTCGCTTTCTCCAACGCGATGGCGGCCGACATGATCTCGCGATAGATCGCCTTGAGCGCCTCGTCCTTGATCGGTCCCTCATTGAGTCCGCAGACCTTGCGCAACACCTTGTCTTCGCGCTCGGACGCATAGATGGAGCCGCCGCTGCTGCGCTTGACCTTGCCAATCTCGGCCGCGAGTCCGAGACGCTCGTTGAGCAGTCGCACCAAGTCGTGATCAAGGGCGTCGATTTTCTGCCGGATGGGTTCGAGGGCGTCACTCATGGAAATTATGCGGACGAGGGTTTCGGTGAATCGGTCTCTTCGTCGGGCGCAGCCGTTGCCGCTTCCGTTTCGGGTTCGGCGTCCACTGCCGACTCCGGCGTCGCTTCGACTCCCTCCGCGGGAGCTTCCTCCGGCGCTTCCGATGCCGCCGCGTCGGTGGCCGAGATTTCGATGTGCGCGTCGTCTTCCATCGGCGTATCGCCCTCGCCTTCTTCCAGCGGCAGACCCATTTCCACATCCCCGGGCGTGGTGGGATTCATGGCGTCCTTGAGCCATTCATCGATTTGGCGCGGCGAGAGCACGTCGGATGCCGGCAACTCGACCAGCGATTTCACGCCCACGAATTCCAAAAATTTCTCCGTGGTGCCATATTGCAACGGTCGCCCCGGTAATTCTGCGCGACCGGTAACGTAGATCAGCTCGCGTTCGAGCAACTTGTTCAAACCAGCATCGGCCGACACGCCGCGCACCGCCTCGATCTCGCTACGTGTCACGGGCTGACGATAAGAGACCACGGCCAGGGTTTCCAAAGCCGACTGCGAGAGCTTCGCGGGAGGAGGCTCGTTGCGCAACGCCCGCACCCACTTGGCGTAGCGCGGATTGCACACGATGCGGTAACCCTGCGCGCCTTCCATCAAAAGATAGACATCGTCCGACTCGCGCAGTTGCTGCTCGATCGCTTCCAATGCCTCGCGCAATTGCGCTGTCGTGATGAGTTCCGGCACATCGTCGGCCCCGATCTCATCACGGGCATCCTCCTCCACCACCTCTTCGGCCGGAGCGGCGGATTCCGTGCCCGGTTCGGCGGCGGGCGCTTCGGGCGCGGCGTGCTGTTCCCGGAACCGTGTGATGACGGATTGGAAGTCGTTGAGCGACAGCGGTTGCCCGGAGGAAAAGAGCAATGCCTTGAGGACGGACTGGAGATTGAAAGCCATGCGATCGAGAGCTGAGATTTCGGGGCGACGGTTCGTTCGAAGCAATGCCGAAAACACCGCTTGCCGGTAGCGGAGGCGTTTGCTCATGTCGTTGTCTCTTTTATGAGCGATTTGACCTCCATTCCCCGCCCCCACTCCTCAGTTGTTGTCGACGGCAATGATCGCGCCGCCGCCCGGTCCATGTTGCGTGCCGTCGGTTTTGAAGACGACGATTTCAACAAGCCGCAAATCGCCGTGGCTTCCGCGGCCAGCGACATGACGCCGTGCAATGTGCATCTGGGTGACTTGAGTGAACACGCCCGGACCGGTATCGCCGCCGCCGGAGGCAAGCCGGTTTACTTCAATACCATTACCGTCACCGACGGCATCAGCATGGGCACGCAGGGCATGCGCTACAGCCTCGTGTCGCGCGAGGTCATTGCCGACTCCATTGAGACGGCCGTGGCGGCCGAAGGCTTTGACGGCCTCGTCGCCATCGGCGGTTGCGACAAAAACATGCCCGGCGCGATGATCGCCATCGCTCGCCTCAACCGCCCCGCCGTGTTCATCTATGGCGGCACCATTCTGCCCGGTTTCCTCGCCGGCGACGAACATCACGAACGTCCCCTCGACATCGTCTCGGTCTTCGAAGCGGTGGGCAAACATGCCAAGGGCGAGCTCGACGATGCGGGCCTCAAAGCCGTGGAAAAAGCCGCCATCCCCGGCCCCGGTTCCTGCGGTGGCATGTATACGGCCAACACCATGGCGTCCGCCATCGAAGCCATGGGCATGAGTTTGCCCAACAGCAGTGCCCAACTCGCCGTGGGCGAAGAAAAGCGCAAGGACTGCGAACGCGCCGGGGCCGCCGTCGTCGCCATGCTCAAAAACGATCTGAAGCCCCGCGACATCATGACCCGGGAGGCCTTCGAAAACGCCATCACGGTTTGTTTGGCCTTGGGCGGTTCCACCAATCTGATCCTGCACCTATTGGCCATCGCGCATGCCGCCGAAGTGCCCCTCGCCCTCGATGACTTCAAAACCATCGGCGAACGCGTGCCACTCCTCGGCGACCTCAAGCCTTTCGGCAAATACAACATGAGCCACCTCGTGCGCATCGGCGGTATCCGCCCCATGATGAAGATGCTGCTCGATCGCGGCCTGTTGCACGGCGACTGCATGACCGTCTCCGGCCAAACCATGGCGGAATCGTTGGCCGACGTGAAGCCCTACGGCGCGTATCCAACCGAGCAGGACATCATTCACCCCTGGGACCAGCCGATCAAAACCGAGACCCACCTCCGCGTCTTGCGCGGCAATCTCGCTCCCGACGGCGCCGTGGGAAAAATCACCGGCAAGGAAGGCCTCTACTTCAAAGGCACCGCCAAAGTCTACGAAAGCGAAGAGGACGCGCTGCAGGGCATCCTCCGCGGTGATGTCGTCAAAGGTGACGTCGTCGTGATCCGCAACGAAGGTCCGGTCGGCGGCCCCGGCATGCGCGAAATGCTGTCGCCCACCGCCGCCGTAGCCGGTCGCGGTCTCATCAAAGACGTCGCCTTGATCACTGACGGTCGTTTCTCCGGCGGCAGCCACGGTTTCGACGTTGGCCACATCACCCCCGAAGCCGCCAATGGCGGTCCGATCGGCATCGTGGCCTCCGGCGACACCATCGAAATTGACGCCGTGAAGAACACGATCTCGGTCCTGATTTCCGACGACGTCTACGCCGCGCGCATGGCCGCCTTCAAACCCCGCGGTCCCGGTGCCACCCGCGGCGTGTTGGGCAAATACGCCAAACTCGTCGCCAGCGCTTCCGAAGGCGCGGTCACCGACAAGGGACTGTGAAATAGTCCGCCCAAAGTATCACGGGATACAAGTAACTCCTCCACTCAGGCCGCGATCCGCCGCGTTGGCACCGACGCACATGTAAACCGGCGTCAACGCGGGCCCGGAGATTCCAGACCTCCTGTCCGTTTTTTTCTGCCGCACCGCTGGGGAGGAAGTGGTGTCGTGGAAATACCTGCTGCCGTGAAGCATCCTCGTCATCCGTTTCACCGAGATTCCGCAGTTGGATTTTACAGAAGGCAACGAAGAGCACGAAGCTGGAACGAGTTGCAGGCGATTATGGGCATCAATTCATTCACCCGTAAGGTGAGTTGGATGCCATGCAGTTTAATCGATTTAACTCACTTTATTACAACGCTTTGTTAACTTTGTTACCTTCTGTGAACTGCGTTAATTAGGTTTCATCCGGCGGCGAGGGACGCTTTCGCTTGGCCGCTTCCATGGTCTTATAATGAGCGGCATGCCAAGAATCGAGCCCGCCTGTTGACTCCGAACCTGGCTTCGCGCCGATTTCCCAAGCAGTAGGGATCGCCAACGGGTGGAGTGATGAGAAAACGCCGCGGGCCGGTATACGAGTGACATCGACAGGAAAGTTCTCCACCGTCGGTCTTTCGTTGTGACATGCATGAGACGAATATTGCTTGTTATACGGTAAACGAAAACGACCGACCGGCCGGTCGAAGCAGTAGGAAGACCGAGCTTCCCCCTCGTGCGCGCGGTATCCTATTGGCCGACGCCCAACGTATTCATCCCGGCGGGTTCATTTCCGGAGGAGTCCACCGCAAACTTAAATGGGAACCCATGCGCCCCACCGTCACAAAATCTTCACACTGATAAAGTGTGAGCGCCCGATTGCGAACGTCTACCGTGAGCGAAACCACCACTTTCTCGTGACGCGCAATCTTCAATACTCCCCGCAGCAAGTCCCGACCAATTCCACGCCTTTGGAAAACGGGTAGAAGCGCGATATCCACGATATGAATCTCATCGCCACTTCGCTGCATCAGCAATCGGCCGACGGCCTCTCCGCCCCACAGCACGATTTGGTCAAGCGCGGTCGGAAATCTGCGCGCGTAGTCCACCTGACGCGCTTCGAATTGCTGGGTCAGAAACTGCATTTGTCGCTCACTGCTCCAACGCGTCGCCATCAACTCGGCCGCGCGGTTTGCCGCAAACAAACGAAGCAAAAACGCAGAATCAGCCGGTCGAACCGGACGCAAACGATGCGCGCGGGAAGTATGCATGTCCCCAACGACTGTTTCATTTCGCATGTTCGTCAACCAACTCGATATCCGCCTCTCCGTTCCCCCTCCTCCTGGAGCGGGCAACGACTACACAACCCAAACTAGAAACACTATATCCCATGTCAGATCCATTTATCGGTGAAGTTCGTATGGTCGCGTTCGGTTACCCTCCTCCCGGCTGGGTATCCTGCCACGGCCAAGTCTTGGCTATCGCGAGCTACCAAGCCCTGTATTCCCTATTGGGGACAACCTACGGCGGTGACGGTCATTCAACCTTCGGAGTTCCCGACTACCGCGGCCGAGTTCCCGTCGGAGAAGGCCAAGGTCCCGGATTGGACCCCGTATTCCCGGGTCAGATCGCGGGATCACCGCACGGAATGCTCGAAGTCGCCCATCTTCCCAAACATTCCCACGAGGCCATATTCACCCCTGAAGGGGGAGGAGGATCCTCGATTGAGGTCGACGTCGATATCGACGTTGCCAACACCACCAACAACACCCTCACGGATCCGGTGGGCAATATTCTCGCCACTCCCTCGATTCCGGTCGGATTGGGCACCGGTCCGGGCAAACTCTACGCCCCCCCTTTCGAGAAAACGGGCAAGCTCGGCGGCGTGAATGTCACAGTCTCGGGAAGCGGGGGGAGTGGCGGCGGAACGGTAATCATTGGAAACACGGGTGGTGGCAATGCGTTTCCCATTATACAACCTTTTGTTGGAATGCGCTTTATCATGGCCACCGCCGGCGTTTACCCGCCGCGCCCTTGATCTCGCCCCCCCTCCCAAGGAATCATTGACGACGAGATCGTTCCAGCACCGTCGACTGCGCCCCCCACCGGGCGCAGTCGTTTTGATCCGCGTCACAACATCAATGTTGGCAATACATTGGGTCAGCCAATTTCAATCTGACTTCTCTTATCGACTTGCCTAATCACTCATCACTTAAAAAGAGATATGCCTTGTCCGCTAGGAGCTGTTGGCGATAACTCCTCTTAATACTTCCCACATACCTGCTTGGTTACTGGTCGAGTTGCAATTGGGGTTGCTGAATTTAACAAGTCCGCGTGTCTGCCCCCTTTGCCGCCCTCTCGAACCGCCCCCCGATTTACCTTACCGATTCTCGCACTGAATTTCTTTAATCGCCGCCCCGTCATGATTCGAAACTCCTTCCTCTTTTGTGCATCCATGCTTTTCGCGGTCACTGCCATGGCAGCCGCTCCGGCCGACGAAAACTATGACGACAACACCTCTTCAACCGTTGCGATTTCGACCGGGTCCACCTACACCTTGGATGGCATCGTTTATAGCACTCATCGGAGTGACGGGACCCTCGAACCGGTGAACTGGTTTTTGGCTAACTCGATATTGCCCAATACCACACTTGATGACGGTGACAACGCTTTTGCTCCCAACTTGGATATCGCGCTGAGTAACATTGCCGAAATTCGAATCGGCAGTGAAAACGGCGACGAATTTCGACTCATCTCCCTCGTTATGGATGCAACGCCCGTGACGAATGATTCGGAAACGACCATCACCATCACCGGCTACAAGGACGGCAGCGCCGTCGGGGGGGCAACTGATACCGTCGATTTCACCACCAGTGATGCGTCCGGAACGATTACCTACGTAAAGGGATCCGGCAACAGCGGATCTCTGACATTCGATTCGAACTGGAACAATATTGACCAAATTCGCTTGGTCGGCAGTGGCTCGATAGGAATAATCATCCCGCTTTTTGACGATTTCGATTTCGACGCGGCGGTCGGTGCTTCCACCCCGGGAACCTTCACTTTTGATACCACGAGCTCTGTTCCCAGCACCACGCTTACCAGCACCATCAGCGGGGTGACGTTGACGGCGACCAGCTCCGGCGGCGGGGACTTCGATTTGCAGAATATATCGCCGTATGGGAATGTCCTTTTTGCTCCCAATCAAAACATCGAAACGACTTGGACGCTCAGTTTTTCCGCCCCGATCAACATCAGCCAAATGTTTTTTGCCGAGGGAGCGAACCGCACGATTGGAAACTACCGCATCACGCCCAACACGGGGACCGCCGTGGTGGTCCCTGCCGCCAGCGGCTCGGTGCTGGAAACGGTCTCAACCCCTGGATTTCTCGGCGTTACGAGTATCGTGTTTTCATACACTGACAGTGGTTTCTCGCTTCCCGCGAACGGCGAGTCATGGCAACTGGCGGTCGATTCCATCGTCTTCACCGTCGCCGCCACGGCTCCGGAGATCGCGGTTTCAGGCAACAGCACCGCTATTGCGGATGGCGATGGTTCACCAGCTGAAGCCGATCATACCGACTTTGGCAGCACAGCCGTTGCGGGCGGCACCGTTTCGCGCACCTTCACAATCACCAACAGCGGTTCCGGCGCACTCACTCTCTCTGGCACCCCCAAAGTGGTGGTGAGTGGCACCCACTCCGCCGATTTTACGGTCACCAGCCAACCCACTTCGCCCGTGGCTTCCGGTGGCGGCACGACGACATTCACCGTGCAGTTTGACCCTTCCGATTCCGGCTCTCGCACGGCGACCCTTTCGATCGCCAATGATGACAGCGACGAGAATCCGTTCAATTTTTCCATCAAAGGCACCGGAACAGCCGCTGCGAGCGACATCTTTGATTTTGAAACCGCCACCGCTTCAGGTGGATCCTCGGTCACCCAAACGGTCGCCGGCATCACACTCACGATTACCGACAATGGGACTGAAGATAACTGGTTGGTGTTGGATGCAAACGATCTCCGTGGTTCCGTTGACAACTTGTGCTACTTAAACTCCGAAACCGCATCGACCGTCACCTTCACTTTTGATGCCGAAGTCGACCTGCAGAATCTGCTTTACCAAGATGTCACAGGTCCCGATTTCGAAACTAGCTCGGCGAATTATGTTTTCACTCCGACAGGTGGATCCGGCTCCAATTCAGCGGTTACGATTCCTTACACCTCTTTGTCCACGGACTCTTCGGTGGGTCGCTTTGGGACGATTAACCTGAACTGGTCCAACGTTTCCTCGTTCACGATGACGGTCACTGCAGACGCGGGAGACCTTGTCCTGCCCCAACCGGCATTTGATACGATCGTTTTCACCGCCGCGGCTACTCCCAGCAACACCGCCCCGACGGACATCGCGCTCAGCGCAAGCTCAGTCAACCACTCCGACGGGACCAACGCCACGGTGGGCACCCTGTCGACAACCGACGCGGACAGCGGGGACAGCCACACCTACACGTTGGTGGCCGGGAGTGGTGACACGAACAACGCATCGTTCAACATCAATGGCACGAGCTTACGTGCGAACGACCCTTCGGAGCTGCCGAACACCACCTACTCAGTCCGCATCCAGACGAACGACGGAAACAGCGGCACCTACGCAGAAGCCTTCACCATCACGGTTACCCCGGCGACAGCCGCCACCTCGACCGGCGCGAACTTTGACACGACCAGCGGCGGCAATCTGAGCCCGGCATTAATTTTCGGTTCGGCTGATGAATCGCTCACGATCGGAAACACCAGCCACATCGCTGGTTCCACGGCCAACGGGGGCGCCGGCACGGACATACTTTCGATTCCGACGGGCAGCGACCTTACGGGGCTCTCGAGTCTGACAAACTTTGAAAGCCTCACGCTTGCCAGCGATGCCTCCGTCACCATGTCCGTGGCGCAGCACGACGCCTTCAGCGGCACGATCACGGCGGCCGGCACCGAGCAGATTACCTTCTCCGCCACCGGTGGCGATACCACCACCACCGGCTTCCCCGCCATCGAAACCTACGTGCTCGGGACCGGCGGGATTAGTTTCACGCTCGGCACCGCCGGCCAGAGCGTCACCGGTAGCAGCGGAGCGGATACGATCAATATCGGTAGTCTCAATGCCACCGGCACGCTCAACGGCGGCGACGGCACCGATACGCTGCAAGTGGGCAACGTTGGCAATGTTTCCACCGCCACCGTTTCCAATTTTGAGAACCTCACGGTTGCTTCCGGCGCCACCATCCTGATGGCTGCAAATCAATCGTCGCAGTTCACGGGCACCATTACGGCCGCTGGCTCCGAAACGGTGATTGTCAGTGGCGACGGTGCGTTCACCACTCTCGCCAACATCGAAGCCTTCACGGTTCTGGATGATTCGACGAATGCGCGCACCGTCACCGTGAGTTCAGCCGGCACCAGCGTCACCGCCACCCACGCGTCCGACGCAGTGCTTTTCCAGGTTGGGGGCATAACCTACACCGGCACCC is from Synoicihabitans lomoniglobus and encodes:
- a CDS encoding DNA-3-methyladenine glycosylase; translated protein: MGNCAGIGNPGIANGASPPNNDGMARIVAASEWSTVQTVQHARSLLGKLLVRQSPTDGTRIRTRITETEAYDGPRDQASHAFRGRTPRTSVMFEPAGVWYVYLCYGVHEMLNLVTGPRDYPAAVLIRGTQRIQGPGRLTKRLGIDRDLNTQPCAPASGLWLEDDGRVVPADEVSATPRIGIDYAGPNWAAKPWRFVWRGSDES
- a CDS encoding PfkB family carbohydrate kinase, with the translated sequence MPASTLTFTANPLAETTLTFASSLAFGRTHRAQQESFQVGGKGFNVAKMMQRLGAEVSALSFAGGPTGAHCRAWLQDHAQYPWELIPTLPSTRAGWVARDADHGETTFLGPDQPLDAAAAFAAATRLSKLSADASVAICGSIPGWDRSACQPLQTACRHLAETDRLIVDTYGPPLRDLVELPLTLVKINRDEFKQLLQSCDCSPSLAAAQRRFPVQRWVITDGRHDIEFATAHSSGHVSPPVISEVSATGSGDVFLASVLSSDFRSANPDWIDIITRAAHLAAANAAHVEIAEFELFP
- a CDS encoding class I SAM-dependent methyltransferase, which gives rise to MPPLTPEDVKSLFCHDAVVDHYAAAAVDIGLWRSEEVFFQQALAVSDTILELGCGSGRIALGLWELGYRQIMGTDFSREMIKSARRLAGKLEYAVPFRVADATALKFEDAMFDGVIFGFNGLMQIPSRERRRGALREMLRVVRPGGTLVFTTHDRAVGAKPEFWTEEKERWAAGHQDPRLVEFGDLFVDGPHGDIYIHIPTRDEIVADLAAVGAEIVTDVMRSEIAQEPADVVEFSVECRFWQVRRPAEA
- the rplU gene encoding 50S ribosomal protein L21 yields the protein MKATIKTQGQQFAVSEGDILTVNRYPNTEAGDAVEITEVLSSGEGAEFKLGTPRLDGAKVTAKVLENKRGTKVIVFKKKKRKGYHKQRGHRQELSVIKIETISA
- the rpmA gene encoding 50S ribosomal protein L27, with product MAHKKGAGSTSNGRDSHSKRLGVKKFGGQKVIAGNIILRQRGTKFHAGKHVGTGRDWTLFALKDGVVEFDKAHRSVAVVEA
- the pheA gene encoding prephenate dehydratase, translating into MSDALEPIRQKIDALDHDLVRLLNERLGLAAEIGKVKRSSGGSIYASEREDKVLRKVCGLNEGPIKDEALKAIYREIMSAAIALEKATKIVYLGPEATNTHAAAIKKFGASIDYEGMGTIADLFTAVEKGEADYAVIPIENSTEGSVREALDNFVESDLKIVAQIYLEISHSLISNESLEGITKVYSKDQALAQCRHWLQRHLPHAQLIDASSTARAVEIAANEPGAAAVAGELAAQHHDVPVIAANIQDKSDNTTRFFVLGKKPAGAVGSGRDMSSFLISLGDQASSHSGALLKMLMPMAERGINLSKIESRPSKRRPWDYYFFVDVSGHYQDANMQEALSELSAFCPMVKWLGSYPVVN
- the scpB gene encoding SMC-Scp complex subunit ScpB — protein: MSKRLRYRQAVFSALLRTNRRPEISALDRMAFNLQSVLKALLFSSGQPLSLNDFQSVITRFREQHAAPEAPAAEPGTESAAPAEEVVEEDARDEIGADDVPELITTAQLREALEAIEQQLRESDDVYLLMEGAQGYRIVCNPRYAKWVRALRNEPPPAKLSQSALETLAVVSYRQPVTRSEIEAVRGVSADAGLNKLLERELIYVTGRAELPGRPLQYGTTEKFLEFVGVKSLVELPASDVLSPRQIDEWLKDAMNPTTPGDVEMGLPLEEGEGDTPMEDDAHIEISATDAAASEAPEEAPAEGVEATPESAVDAEPETEAATAAPDEETDSPKPSSA